The proteins below are encoded in one region of Danio rerio strain Tuebingen ecotype United States chromosome 12, GRCz12tu, whole genome shotgun sequence:
- the trim8b gene encoding E3 ubiquitin-protein ligase TRIM8b (The RefSeq protein has 1 substitution compared to this genomic sequence) yields the protein MAENWKNCLEEELICPICLNVFSEPVQLPCKHNFCRMCINEAWSKDAGMVRCPECNNAYTQKPALEKNHKLSNIVEKFNALNVEKTPAVLHCILCRRGPPLQAQKVCLRCNAPCCHSHVQTHLQQPSSNAGHLLVDAEDVRAWSCPQHDEYRLYHCETEHVAVCQYCCFSRCATNHGHAVCDIEVRRNDIRQMLIKQQDRIEDRVQDIEEQLYKLESDKCLMEDKVQHLKEEVQLQYQKMQQLLEEDLGKTLEVLDKAHSKFCQENSAQALQLHQKQQEAKKLLSSIQMVFDKAEDIGFMKNTKSVKILMDRSQSYVGSTLSPYKVGSLNSKLFLSEISKREKNLCKMLEAPFSAPANFFQSIPAYLCEKRRHSMAFPEGSGSSRAGASYMDSSSSSGPASAKQPCLSLTQGSAPGEGQSSQQALGPCGSGQHVGSSSSASGSQPLPHSTSVFPHSHYPNGSSSQLPQYGARKILMCTVDNCYCSGVPSVSNHRSHPPYPRSSSFPWPVSSQEYSHAPLPSAPAMSQSLQSLSMRDWIDASQSHRHTDFYSLYGQSSTKHYVTS from the exons ATGGCAGAGAATTGGAAGAACTGTCTGGAGGAAGAGCTCATATGCCCAATTTGTCTGAATGTGTTTTCCGAGCCAGTGCAGCTCCCTTGCAAACACAACTTCTGTCGTATGTGCATCAATGAGGCCTGGTCTAAAGATGCTGGAATGGTTCGCTGTCCCGAATGCAACAACGCCTACACTCAAAAGCCAGCTTTGGAGAAGAACCACAAGTTGTCCAACATTGTGGAGAAGTTCAACGCATTAAATGTGGAGAAGACACCAGCGGTGTTGCATTGCATTCTGTGCCGACGTGGACCCCCCCTTCAAGCCCAGAAGGTTTGCCTCAGGTGTAATGCACCCTGCTGTCATTCCCATGTACAGACCCATCTCCAACAACCCTCTTCCAATGCTGGACACCTACTGGTGGACGCCGAAGATGTTCGGGCCTGGAGCTGTCCACAGCATGACGAGTACAGACTGTATCATTGTGAAACCGAGCATGTGGCTGTCTGCCAGTACTGCTGCTTCTCCAGATGTGCTACCAACCACGGCCACGCGGTGTGCGATATCGAAGTCAGGCGTAACGATATCAGA CAAATGCTGATTAAACAGCAGGATCGGATCGAGGACCGGGTTCAGGACATAGAGGAGCAACTCTACAAACTAGAATCTGACAAATGTCTCATGGAA GACAAAGTGCAGCACCTGAAGGAGGAGGTGCAGCTGCAGTATCAGAAGATGCAGCAGCTCTTGGAGGAGGATTTGGGGAAGACCCTGGAGGTCCTGGATAAAGCCCACTCGAAATTCTGCCAGGAGAACTCTGCGCAGGCCCTGCAGCTTCACCAGAAACAGCAAGAGGCAAAGAAACTGCTCAGCTCCATCCAGATGGTTTTCGATAAGGCAGAGGACATCGGTTTTATGAAG AACACAAAATCTGTGAAAATACTAATGGACAG GTCTCAGTCGTACGTGGGCAGCACACTGTCACCATACAAAGTGGGCAGCCTCAACTCCAAACTATTTCTGTCTGAAATCTCAAAACGAGAGAAGAATCTCTGCAAGATGCTGGAAG CCCCCTTCAGCGCTCCTGCTAACTTTTTCCAGAGTATTCCGGCATACCTATGCGAGAAGCGCAGGCACTCGATGGCATTCCCCGAAGGCAGCGGGAGCAGCCGAGCAGGCGCGAGCTACATGGACTCTTCCTCCTCGTCAGGTCCTGCGTCCGCCAAGCAGCCGTGCTTGAGTCTTACTCAGGGCTCTGCCCCAGGCGAAGGTCAGTCCTCCCAGCAAGCTCTAGGGCCGTGCGGCTCCGGCCAACATGTCGGAAGCAGCAGCTCAGCCTCCGGCTCTCAACCTTTACCACACTCCACCTCGGTGTTCCCACACTCCCATTACCCAAACGGCAGCAGCTCCCAGCTGCCTCAGTATGGAGCGCGCAAGATCCTGATGTGCACGGTGGATAACTGTTACTGCTCAGGGGTGCCCTCCGTGTCTAACCACCGCGGTCACCCGCCCTACCCGCGCTCCAGCTCCTTCCCCTGGCCGGTGAGCTCGCAGGAGTACTCGCATGCCCCTCTGCCTTCCGCCCCGGCCATGTCCCAGTCTCTCCAGAGCTTGTCCATGCGCGACTGGATTGACGCATCTCAGTCGCACAGGCACACTGACTTCTATAGCCTCTACGGCCAGTCTTCCACCAAGCATTACGTCACCAGTTAA
- the trim8b gene encoding E3 ubiquitin-protein ligase TRIM8b, translating to MAENWKNCLEEELICPICLNVFSEPVQLPCKHNFCRMCINEAWSKDAGMVRCPECNNAYTQKPALEKNHKLSNIVEKFNALNVEKTPAVLHCILCRRGPPLQAQKVCLRCNAPCCHSHVQTHLQQPSSNAGHLLVDAEDVRAWSCPQHDEYRLYHCETEHVAVCQYCCFSRCATNHGHAVCDIEVRRNDIRQMLIKQQDRIEDRVQDIEEQLYKLESDKCLMEDKVQHLKEEVQLQYQKMQQLLEEDLGKTLEVLDKAHSKFCQENSAQALQLHQKQQEAKKLLSSIQMVFDKAEDIGFMKNTKSVKILMDRSQSYVGSTLSPYKVGSLNSKLFLSEISKREKNLCKMLEAPFSAPANFFQSIPAYLCEKRRHSMAFPEGSGSSRAGASYMDSSSSSGPASAKQPCLSLTQGSAPGEGQSSQQALGPCGSGQHVGSSSSASGSQPLPHSTSVFPHSHYPNGSSSQLPQYGARKILMCTVDNCYCSGVPSVSNHRGHPPYPRSSSFPWPVSSQEYSHAPLPSAPAMSQSLQSLSMRDWIDASQSHRHTDFYSLYGQSSTKHYVTS from the exons ATGGCAGAGAATTGGAAGAACTGTCTGGAGGAAGAGCTCATATGCCCAATTTGTCTGAATGTGTTTTCCGAGCCAGTGCAGCTCCCTTGCAAACACAACTTCTGTCGTATGTGCATCAATGAGGCCTGGTCTAAAGATGCTGGAATGGTTCGCTGTCCCGAATGCAACAACGCCTACACTCAAAAGCCAGCTTTGGAGAAGAACCACAAGTTGTCCAACATTGTGGAGAAGTTCAACGCATTAAATGTGGAGAAGACACCAGCGGTGTTGCATTGCATTCTGTGCCGACGTGGACCCCCCCTTCAAGCCCAGAAGGTTTGCCTCAGGTGTAATGCACCCTGCTGTCATTCCCATGTACAGACCCATCTCCAACAACCCTCTTCCAATGCTGGACACCTACTGGTGGACGCCGAAGATGTTCGGGCCTGGAGCTGTCCACAGCATGACGAGTACAGACTGTATCATTGTGAAACCGAGCATGTGGCTGTCTGCCAGTACTGCTGCTTCTCCAGATGTGCTACCAACCACGGCCACGCGGTGTGCGATATCGAAGTCAGGCGTAACGATATCAGA CAAATGCTGATTAAACAGCAGGATCGGATCGAGGACCGGGTTCAGGACATAGAGGAGCAACTCTACAAACTAGAATCTGACAAATGTCTCATGGAA GACAAAGTGCAGCACCTGAAGGAGGAGGTGCAGCTGCAGTATCAGAAGATGCAGCAGCTCTTGGAGGAGGATTTGGGGAAGACCCTGGAGGTCCTGGATAAAGCCCACTCGAAATTCTGCCAGGAGAACTCTGCGCAGGCCCTGCAGCTTCACCAGAAACAGCAAGAGGCAAAGAAACTGCTCAGCTCCATCCAGATGGTTTTCGATAAGGCAGAGGACATCGGTTTTATGAAG AACACAAAATCTGTGAAAATACTAATGGACAG GTCTCAGTCGTACGTGGGCAGCACACTGTCACCATACAAAGTGGGCAGCCTCAACTCCAAACTATTTCTGTCTGAAATCTCAAAACGAGAGAAGAATCTCTGCAAGATGCTGGAAG CCCCCTTCAGCGCTCCTGCTAACTTTTTCCAGAGTATTCCGGCATACCTATGCGAGAAGCGCAGGCACTCGATGGCATTCCCCGAAGGCAGCGGGAGCAGCCGAGCAGGCGCGAGCTACATGGACTCTTCCTCCTCGTCAGGTCCTGCGTCCGCCAAGCAGCCGTGCTTGAGTCTTACTCAGGGCTCTGCCCCAGGCGAAGGTCAGTCCTCCCAGCAAGCTCTAGGGCCGTGCGGCTCCGGCCAACATGTCGGAAGCAGCAGCTCAGCCTCCGGCTCTCAACCTTTACCACACTCCACCTCGGTGTTCCCACACTCCCATTACCCAAACGGCAGCAGCTCCCAGCTGCCTCAGTATGGAGCGCGCAAGATCCTGATGTGCACGGTGGATAACTGTTACTGCTCAGGGGTGCCCTCCGTGTCTAACCACCGCGGTCACCCGCCCTACCCGCGCTCCAGCTCCTTCCCCTGGCCGGTGAGCTCGCAGGAGTACTCGCATGCCCCTCTGCCTTCCGCCCCGGCCATGTCCCAGTCTCTCCAGAGCTTGTCCATGCGCGACTGGATTGACGCATCTCAGTCGCACAGGCACACTGACTTCTATAGCCTCTACGGCCAGTCTTCCACCAAGCATTACGTCACCAGTTAA